The Conexivisphaera calida genome includes a region encoding these proteins:
- the dnaG gene encoding DNA primase DnaG has product MKRSTVKYARWRLLEGSQRRDLKVPDSSGYKYLVKMEFQVDGPVDKPDVVGAIFGQTEGLFGPELDLNELQRNWRIGRIEITLRRSDSRALGEVYIPTNTDIAEAALIAAALETIDKVGPYQSRFKLKEIEDVRAARRKQVVERAKEIIKEWSSKAISEGEDALKEVYDALKPTKLVYYGPEQLPAGPGIYDSDTVIVVEGRADVLNMLRAGIENVVAIGGARGVPDSIVQLGKSKKLMAFLDGDRGGDMILRDLQSKVDLVKVFRAPSGREVEELTPEEIRRIIREEAAPPRPAAVQPPQPRAQLPPDLQRVATELLKDLEGSLEAVLLDQSLSQISRVPVSKLYQTLQDSNGIRAVVFDGIVTQRLVDAAAAKGVEFLIGSRIADGVKVPENLKVATFADLKPLEVQAAGGQ; this is encoded by the coding sequence TTGAAGCGTTCTACGGTGAAGTACGCGAGGTGGAGGCTCTTAGAAGGCTCACAGAGGAGGGATCTGAAAGTGCCGGACTCAAGTGGATATAAATACTTAGTCAAGATGGAGTTCCAAGTAGACGGCCCCGTCGACAAGCCCGACGTTGTGGGGGCCATATTCGGGCAGACCGAGGGGCTCTTTGGTCCTGAGCTCGACCTGAACGAGCTTCAGAGGAACTGGCGCATAGGTAGAATAGAGATAACCCTTCGCCGCTCTGATTCACGCGCGCTCGGCGAGGTGTACATACCAACTAACACGGACATAGCCGAGGCAGCGCTAATAGCCGCTGCGCTCGAGACGATAGACAAGGTAGGTCCTTATCAGTCGAGGTTCAAACTGAAGGAGATAGAGGACGTCAGGGCGGCGCGTAGGAAGCAGGTGGTGGAGAGGGCAAAGGAGATAATCAAGGAGTGGTCGTCAAAGGCTATAAGTGAGGGCGAGGATGCACTCAAGGAAGTATACGACGCGCTGAAGCCCACAAAACTTGTCTACTACGGTCCTGAACAGCTGCCGGCTGGCCCAGGTATCTACGACTCGGACACAGTGATAGTGGTGGAGGGGAGGGCCGACGTGCTTAACATGCTCAGGGCGGGCATAGAGAACGTGGTGGCAATAGGCGGCGCCAGAGGGGTGCCTGATTCAATCGTGCAGCTCGGCAAGTCGAAGAAGCTGATGGCATTCCTGGATGGTGACAGGGGCGGTGATATGATACTCAGGGATCTACAGTCAAAGGTGGACTTGGTCAAGGTGTTCAGGGCGCCGTCCGGTAGGGAGGTCGAGGAGCTTACCCCTGAGGAGATACGCCGCATAATCAGGGAGGAGGCGGCGCCACCGCGCCCCGCGGCAGTTCAGCCTCCTCAGCCGCGCGCTCAGCTGCCCCCGGATCTGCAGCGTGTAGCCACGGAGCTCCTGAAGGACCTCGAGGGATCCCTTGAGGCGGTGCTCTTGGATCAATCGCTGTCGCAGATCTCGAGGGTGCCCGTAAGCAAGCTCTACCAGACCCTACAGGACTCCAACGGAATAAGGGCGGTGGTCTTCGACGGTATAGTCACGCAGAGGCTCGTTGACGCAGCAGCCGCCAAGGGCGTTGAATTCCTCATAGGATCCAGGATCGCGGACGGCGTAAAGGTGCCGGAGAACCTGAAGGTGGCAACGTTCGCCGATCTGAAGCCGCTGGAGGTACAGGCGGCCGGCGGCCAGTGA
- a CDS encoding DUF2070 family protein, producing the protein MNAEQKHTTYFTSKSRVLSLSLGGPISVVLALLTSVVAYLMAYSLAMREGLSLGILIALGGLAVFAAEAFALEFAWGRGYQFISIRRLSTAYIASNIAWIVVLIPAAVLGKPSLAVYSVFPFWAVRAYVIGAVFSPRNPRALSAVLSTALAPLYNLILDAQRIGPGSVLPMSLGFPLLAVAGASLALLERGRVSGLALLSAFLEAWSGSNGDLLESLMSELGDDGPARGYLVRTSRFVLAVPYVHPGPFRPVGSYNVPGRLAGELRRNMCGAVLHGAVDHNRNLASGSDTKKFTSGMALAALDGGFEGGSLSAVVTAAGRHVRLRGIWIGNSALLLIVEPVDGLEDYGDAVVERVEELGKKYGVKVILADAHNSLGPDPGEEEVAELLSLAEEVLRKGPPGSRIVRCGCASRPGVIWPDIGSAGVAAIVLEDDVGRRLAMIVADSNNAVPGFREKLGERLRSAGFSDYILCTTDTHETTGISDARRGYSALGEVEDGLMEVIEGVVQEALERLGPCGESGAKEFIVHVKFAGAGFLSTSRDITSRSIKIAKVTVLVAVAFAIAGYVVLAII; encoded by the coding sequence TTGAACGCTGAGCAGAAGCACACCACCTATTTCACATCAAAGTCGCGCGTCCTCTCATTATCCCTTGGCGGTCCGATATCGGTGGTGCTGGCGCTCCTGACCTCTGTGGTCGCGTATCTCATGGCCTACTCGCTCGCAATGCGTGAGGGGCTGTCGCTCGGCATTTTGATAGCGCTGGGTGGCCTCGCTGTGTTCGCGGCCGAGGCCTTTGCCCTGGAGTTTGCGTGGGGCAGGGGATATCAGTTCATAAGCATCCGCCGCCTCTCGACAGCGTACATCGCATCCAACATCGCCTGGATAGTTGTGCTCATACCCGCTGCTGTCCTGGGCAAACCATCCCTCGCGGTCTACAGCGTCTTTCCCTTCTGGGCCGTCAGGGCATATGTGATAGGTGCCGTGTTCTCGCCGAGGAATCCCCGCGCGCTGTCGGCAGTGCTGTCGACGGCGCTGGCGCCACTTTACAACCTGATACTGGATGCCCAGAGGATCGGCCCTGGAAGCGTGCTCCCCATGTCGCTCGGCTTCCCTCTACTGGCCGTCGCGGGCGCATCGCTGGCGCTGCTGGAGCGTGGCCGCGTGAGTGGCCTCGCGCTGCTGAGCGCGTTCCTGGAGGCATGGTCCGGCTCGAACGGCGACCTCCTAGAGTCCCTAATGTCTGAGCTGGGGGATGATGGTCCGGCTCGTGGTTACCTTGTTAGGACGTCTAGGTTCGTATTGGCTGTGCCATACGTGCATCCTGGTCCCTTCAGGCCCGTGGGAAGCTACAACGTGCCAGGAAGGCTCGCCGGCGAGCTGCGGCGTAACATGTGTGGCGCAGTCCTACATGGCGCGGTGGATCACAACCGTAACCTGGCGTCAGGCTCTGACACCAAGAAGTTCACCTCTGGGATGGCGCTCGCCGCCCTCGACGGGGGCTTCGAGGGAGGATCCCTCAGCGCAGTCGTGACGGCCGCGGGGCGCCACGTTCGCCTCAGGGGGATCTGGATAGGCAACTCGGCGCTCCTTCTCATAGTCGAGCCGGTGGATGGTCTGGAGGACTATGGCGATGCGGTCGTGGAACGCGTGGAGGAGTTAGGGAAGAAGTACGGGGTTAAGGTGATATTAGCCGACGCGCACAACAGCCTTGGTCCGGATCCCGGGGAGGAGGAAGTGGCGGAGCTTCTGTCGCTCGCGGAGGAGGTGCTCAGGAAAGGACCGCCCGGCAGCAGGATAGTCAGGTGCGGATGTGCAAGTCGTCCCGGCGTCATATGGCCCGATATAGGATCGGCCGGCGTCGCGGCGATCGTGCTCGAAGATGATGTCGGCCGCAGACTTGCAATGATAGTGGCGGACTCAAACAATGCAGTTCCTGGATTCCGCGAGAAGCTCGGCGAGAGGCTGAGGTCGGCGGGATTCAGCGACTACATACTATGTACAACCGATACGCACGAGACTACAGGCATATCCGACGCACGTCGCGGATACTCCGCCCTGGGGGAGGTCGAGGACGGCCTGATGGAAGTCATAGAAGGTGTTGTCCAGGAGGCGCTTGAGCGGCTGGGTCCCTGCGGCGAATCCGGCGCGAAGGAGTTCATTGTGCATGTGAAGTTTGCTGGGGCAGGGTTCCTCAGCACTTCGAGGGATATCACGTCTAGATCCATAAAGATAGCTAAGGTCACAGTTCTGGTCGCGGTCGCGTTTGCGATTGCCGGATACGTTGTGCTTGCCATAATATGA
- a CDS encoding preprotein translocase subunit Sec61beta — protein MSKRRRQAPMPASSAGLMVFYEEDTSKIKVRPELIIALSIGLIVASIAILVI, from the coding sequence GTGAGCAAACGGCGCAGGCAGGCGCCGATGCCGGCGTCCAGCGCGGGCCTGATGGTGTTCTACGAGGAGGACACGTCGAAGATCAAGGTTAGGCCAGAGCTTATAATAGCGTTGTCGATAGGCCTCATAGTTGCATCCATAGCTATACTGGTAATATGA
- a CDS encoding 50S ribosomal protein L35ae codes for MRAIIVGYRRGPGKIYQDVALVRVLSWDRSTDLRGWNVVAVDAKGNRYEGIVIRRHGNGDVVRVRFKPNLPGQMIGHPVDMQPGPNMKAN; via the coding sequence ATGAGGGCGATTATAGTTGGCTATAGGAGGGGTCCCGGCAAGATCTACCAAGATGTTGCGTTGGTGCGCGTCCTGAGCTGGGACAGGTCCACCGACCTCAGAGGATGGAACGTGGTGGCAGTCGACGCTAAAGGCAATAGATATGAGGGGATTGTGATCAGAAGACATGGAAACGGCGACGTAGTAAGGGTGCGCTTCAAGCCCAACCTACCCGGCCAGATGATCGGTCACCCGGTGGACATGCAACCCGGTCCAAATATGAAAGCCAATTAA
- a CDS encoding M50 family metallopeptidase: MSLYFTAPSGFSAVVPLVPFVTIRSAPLLAIFLSAVPLLIIPHELSHALAAAARGIKIKGGGFLLVAFLLGAFVELDEELFRKASWRHRAVTAAAGPTANAVIAGVILALLVTQPTSYLYLPQPVAAPFYAPAAGVMIAGVMPGSPAQRAGLSQGDVILSINGTPLRSVGDLTALNLSAGESLVLQVERAGRVYTYNVSVANISGRAMIGVYLANNMEPKLQLPYLGASTDYFLMWMLVMSFAVAVFNMLPMAPFDGAIFMDALLSPIIKDDSIKRLILYAFYAISAILLMGNIMLSLIRFGVPSF; the protein is encoded by the coding sequence ATGTCGCTATATTTCACTGCCCCGAGCGGGTTCTCCGCGGTGGTGCCGCTGGTGCCGTTCGTCACCATCAGGAGCGCACCGTTGCTGGCGATATTCCTCTCAGCCGTACCTCTTCTCATAATACCTCACGAGCTATCCCACGCGCTTGCAGCTGCTGCGAGGGGGATAAAGATCAAGGGCGGTGGATTCCTACTTGTCGCGTTTCTACTGGGGGCGTTCGTGGAGCTCGACGAGGAGCTGTTCAGGAAGGCCAGCTGGCGCCACCGCGCAGTCACGGCCGCTGCTGGTCCCACGGCGAACGCCGTGATAGCAGGCGTGATACTCGCACTCTTGGTGACGCAACCCACATCCTATCTGTATCTACCGCAACCGGTCGCCGCACCGTTCTACGCGCCGGCGGCGGGCGTCATGATAGCTGGGGTCATGCCAGGATCCCCGGCGCAAAGGGCCGGGCTGTCGCAGGGCGACGTCATCCTATCCATCAACGGCACTCCACTCCGCAGCGTCGGCGATCTGACGGCGCTCAACTTGAGCGCCGGTGAATCACTGGTGTTACAGGTGGAGCGCGCGGGGCGCGTATACACGTATAATGTGAGCGTGGCCAATATCTCCGGTAGGGCAATGATCGGCGTCTACCTAGCGAATAACATGGAGCCTAAGCTCCAACTCCCATACTTAGGCGCCTCCACGGACTACTTCTTAATGTGGATGCTGGTGATGTCCTTCGCGGTCGCGGTGTTCAATATGCTGCCAATGGCGCCGTTCGACGGCGCGATATTCATGGACGCACTGCTCAGCCCAATAATCAAAGATGATTCAATTAAACGCCTGATACTTTACGCTTTTTACGCTATCTCCGCAATTCTCCTGATGGGCAACATAATGCTGTCGCTGATCCGTTTCGGTGTGCCCTCATTTTAG